A genomic region of Ehrlichia japonica contains the following coding sequences:
- the lipA gene encoding lipoyl synthase, with translation MRSKPDWLKVKMPTGDAFYQMRNLMKLRKLNTVCEEAACPNIGECWNKKHVTVMILGSTCTRACAFCNVASGIPDKLDPHEPQNLAIAISSLKLQHVVITSVDRDDLADGGAGHFVECIEEIRKKDQNVTIEILTPDFLNKHGAIDKVAEAAPDVYNHNIETVPRLYAKIRPRARYFHSLYLLKTVKYKNPKIFTKSGIMVGLGETKEEIYQVMNDLRSADVDFITIGQYLQPTPKHAVIDRYVTPEEFDHYKYVAYSKGFLMVASGPLVRSSYHAEEDFQKLKENRAAMLINSESKSN, from the coding sequence ATGAGAAGTAAACCTGATTGGTTAAAAGTCAAAATGCCTACAGGAGATGCTTTTTATCAGATGCGTAATTTGATGAAGTTACGTAAATTAAACACTGTATGTGAAGAAGCAGCTTGTCCTAATATTGGGGAGTGTTGGAATAAAAAACATGTAACAGTGATGATTTTGGGTTCTACGTGTACTAGAGCATGTGCATTTTGTAATGTTGCATCTGGAATTCCAGATAAGCTAGATCCTCATGAACCTCAAAATTTGGCTATAGCTATCAGTTCACTTAAACTTCAGCATGTTGTTATTACATCTGTAGATAGAGATGATTTGGCAGATGGTGGGGCTGGACATTTTGTAGAATGTATAGAAGAAATACGAAAGAAAGATCAGAATGTTACTATTGAAATATTAACTCCAGATTTTTTGAATAAACATGGTGCAATTGACAAAGTTGCTGAAGCAGCTCCTGATGTATACAATCATAATATAGAAACTGTACCAAGATTATACGCAAAGATCAGGCCAAGAGCACGTTATTTTCATTCTCTTTACTTGCTTAAAACAGTTAAATATAAAAATCCTAAAATATTTACTAAATCTGGAATAATGGTAGGGTTAGGTGAAACAAAAGAAGAAATATACCAAGTGATGAATGATTTGAGATCAGCGGATGTTGATTTTATAACAATTGGTCAATATTTACAACCTACTCCTAAACATGCTGTGATTGATAGGTATGTAACTCCTGAAGAGTTTGATCATTATAAGTATGTTGCATACTCTAAGGGATTTTTAATGGTTGCTTCAGGGCCTTTAGTTAGGTCTTCATATCATGCTGAAGAGGATTTTCAAAAATTAAAAGAGAATCGTGCTGCTATGTTAATTAATTCTGAAAGTAAGTCAAATTAG
- a CDS encoding PstA family ABC transporter permease, with protein sequence MNIRKRLGKLLKYRNITSRISLKNRKDRILSILSMTALTTSLGILFIILGSIVNNGYNALTTTKVLLPIKITSDTIEQQNKLTLRSNLIDLIHQSLEESFSDVIDFSNLDNKKIIYSIINDTAHYNLADFISKNPKITKFNMWFKSSTTFNKIIKGKNINHPVYKKIITKLQDNNRIKVSFNDALFTKYNSRSPENTGIIGSLIGSMFTIIICLTFALPIGITSGICLSELIPKNKISSIIEVSITNLASVPSIIFGILGLAIYINIFNIPRSSALIGGMTLSLMMLPNLVIATKQAFTAVPSSVKDAAFSLGTSNMQVILHHSFPIALPGIMQGAILSIARILGESSPLIMIGMVAFIVDIPKNFLDPTTVLPVQIYMWASNPHIEFIQLAAIAIVALLLMLLILNLIVTFIRKKFDHFIF encoded by the coding sequence ATGAACATACGAAAAAGATTAGGTAAGCTACTAAAGTATCGTAACATTACTTCCCGTATATCCTTAAAAAACAGGAAAGATCGTATTTTATCAATCCTATCAATGACTGCACTTACCACTTCTTTAGGTATACTTTTTATAATTTTAGGAAGCATCGTCAACAATGGATATAACGCATTAACAACAACAAAAGTTTTGCTACCAATAAAAATCACTAGTGATACTATAGAGCAACAGAACAAATTAACACTCAGAAGTAATTTGATAGATCTCATCCATCAATCTTTAGAAGAATCATTTTCAGATGTTATAGATTTTTCAAATCTTGATAATAAAAAAATTATTTATAGTATAATAAATGACACAGCACATTACAATTTAGCAGATTTTATATCCAAAAATCCAAAAATCACTAAATTTAACATGTGGTTTAAATCTTCCACTACATTCAATAAAATTATCAAAGGTAAAAATATAAACCATCCAGTATATAAAAAAATTATTACAAAATTACAGGACAATAACAGAATAAAAGTATCTTTTAATGATGCATTGTTTACAAAGTATAACTCTAGATCTCCTGAAAATACTGGTATAATTGGATCACTAATAGGATCTATGTTTACAATAATTATATGTTTAACATTTGCATTACCCATAGGTATTACATCAGGTATATGCTTAAGTGAGCTCATACCAAAAAATAAAATATCTTCTATCATTGAAGTTAGTATAACAAATCTTGCATCTGTACCGTCAATCATATTTGGCATTTTAGGACTAGCAATATATATTAATATCTTTAACATACCACGTTCATCAGCACTTATAGGTGGAATGACTTTATCTTTGATGATGCTACCAAATCTAGTAATAGCTACAAAACAAGCATTCACAGCAGTACCGTCATCTGTAAAAGATGCAGCTTTCTCATTAGGAACATCAAATATGCAGGTAATCTTACATCACTCATTTCCAATAGCATTACCTGGTATCATGCAAGGTGCTATTCTAAGTATAGCAAGAATTTTAGGTGAATCTTCTCCATTAATAATGATCGGGATGGTAGCATTCATAGTTGATATTCCAAAGAATTTTCTTGATCCGACAACTGTGTTACCTGTACAAATATATATGTGGGCAAGCAACCCACATATTGAATTTATTCAATTAGCTGCTATTGCCATAGTAGCCCTACTCTTAATGTTATTAATTTTAAATCTTATAGTAACTTTTATAAGAAAAAAATTCGATCATTTCATTTTTTAA
- a CDS encoding superoxide dismutase, giving the protein MFTLPELPYQQSDLMPYLSFEILGYHYNKHHQGYVNTLNTLVAGTDFSKCTNEDLPKIIKTTSGDLGSKSIFNNAGQVWNHNFYWESMKKNGGGFPTGKLLDKINEDFGSMDDFNNAFINAGKSHFGSGWVWLVFDMNEQKLKILCTSNGDTPITQYPGTHPLLTMDVWEHAYYLDYFNVRQNYIEAFLQHLVNWDFAAQKFLEI; this is encoded by the coding sequence ATGTTTACTTTACCAGAGCTTCCATATCAACAGAGTGATTTGATGCCATATTTGAGTTTTGAAATATTAGGCTACCATTATAACAAACATCATCAAGGTTATGTTAATACTCTAAATACTCTTGTTGCAGGTACAGATTTTAGTAAGTGTACTAATGAAGATTTACCCAAAATTATTAAAACTACATCTGGGGATTTAGGGTCTAAATCTATATTTAATAATGCTGGTCAAGTATGGAATCATAATTTTTATTGGGAATCTATGAAGAAAAATGGTGGAGGATTTCCTACAGGAAAATTATTAGATAAAATAAATGAAGACTTTGGCAGTATGGATGATTTTAATAATGCTTTTATTAATGCTGGAAAAAGTCATTTTGGTAGTGGATGGGTATGGTTAGTTTTTGATATGAATGAACAAAAACTTAAGATTTTATGTACTAGCAATGGTGATACCCCTATTACACAATATCCTGGAACACATCCTTTATTAACTATGGATGTATGGGAACATGCTTATTATTTAGATTACTTTAATGTACGTCAGAATTACATAGAAGCTTTTTTACAGCATTTGGTTAATTGGGATTTTGCAGCTCAGAAATTTTTAGAGATTTAG
- a CDS encoding type IV secretion system protein VirB3, whose product MTGTVKADQLFKGLTRPTMLFGVSYIFAMLNFMICIMIFMYTNDFRALFVLGPGIHGVGFLASSKEPLFLELFMLKMKKCSKCLNKFYHNANSYDVM is encoded by the coding sequence ATGACAGGTACTGTTAAAGCAGATCAATTATTTAAAGGATTAACTAGGCCTACTATGCTTTTTGGTGTTAGTTATATCTTTGCAATGTTAAATTTTATGATTTGTATCATGATATTTATGTATACTAATGATTTTAGGGCATTATTTGTTTTAGGTCCAGGAATACATGGAGTAGGTTTTTTAGCTTCGTCGAAAGAGCCGTTATTTTTGGAATTATTTATGCTTAAGATGAAGAAGTGTAGTAAATGTTTAAATAAGTTTTATCATAATGCTAATTCTTATGATGTAATGTGA
- a CDS encoding VirB4 family type IV secretion/conjugal transfer ATPase, translating to MLKFQKLQTKKRKIIKKEYHESNFIPYSEHWNSSTLMTKDGSMLKVIKLSGYAFETADDEDLSIQNSIRNQMLRSISSASFGLYFHVIRRRRNAFSEGFASDKVSSSFANYVNVKWREKHATKQSFTNDLYITIVRENGKKGIEFLSGIFGKFGKVASQESWIKDLQAISEDLDEVTNRVLTSLRNYMPRILSVKETSKGVFSEIMEFLLQIVNCGSFQRVLFHAGDISKYLPMHRLYFGHKTIQIVTHNGSKYAGLISLKEYGQTTSAGMLDAFLQLPYEFIITQSFKFTNRQSAIANMQIQQNRMIQSADKAVSQVVEISQALDDAMSGKIAFGKHHLTILCTEKSIKTLDNALSLIESELSNCGVYPVREKVNLEPAFWAQLPGNFEYTVRRAIISTLNMAGFASQHNYPIGKKFNNHWGEAVTVFDTTSGTPFFFNFHIRDVGHTAIIGPTGGGKTVLMNFLCAQAMKFSPRIFFFDKDYGAEIFIRALNGVYMVIEPRNPTGFNPLHLDDTPDNRTFLMEWIKSLISVFNDKFTSEDITRINDAIEGNFKLKKEHRVLSNLVPFLGLDGPNTLAGAISMWHGKGSHAAIFDNAEDLLDFNKSRVFGFEMGHLLKDPVSLAPVLLYLFHRISISLDGTPSIIVLDEAWALIDNPVFAPKIKDWLKVLRKLNTFVIFATQSVEDASKSAISDTLVQQTATQIFLPNLKATSAYRNVFMLTEREYTLIKHTDPSTRFFLVKQGVGAVVARINLSGLEDIVSVLSGRAETVLMLHDLIKEVGDNPNVWLPIFYERVKHV from the coding sequence ATGTTAAAGTTTCAAAAATTGCAAACAAAAAAAAGAAAAATAATCAAAAAGGAATATCATGAATCTAATTTTATTCCCTATAGTGAACATTGGAATTCTTCTACCTTAATGACAAAAGATGGGTCGATGCTTAAGGTTATTAAATTGTCTGGCTATGCTTTTGAAACTGCAGATGATGAAGATTTATCTATACAGAATTCCATACGTAATCAAATGTTAAGAAGCATATCTTCTGCGTCTTTTGGTTTATATTTTCATGTAATTAGACGTAGAAGAAATGCTTTTTCAGAAGGATTTGCTAGTGATAAGGTATCTAGTTCATTTGCAAATTATGTAAATGTGAAATGGAGAGAAAAGCATGCAACAAAACAATCTTTTACTAATGATTTATATATTACAATAGTTAGAGAAAATGGGAAGAAAGGAATAGAATTTTTATCTGGTATTTTTGGTAAATTTGGAAAAGTTGCATCACAAGAATCATGGATAAAAGATTTACAAGCTATCTCTGAAGATTTAGATGAAGTAACTAATCGTGTTTTGACAAGTTTGCGTAATTATATGCCTAGAATTTTGAGTGTTAAAGAAACATCAAAAGGGGTATTTTCTGAAATTATGGAATTCTTGTTACAGATAGTAAATTGTGGATCTTTTCAACGTGTGTTATTTCATGCAGGGGATATATCAAAATATCTACCTATGCATAGGTTGTATTTTGGACACAAAACAATACAAATAGTTACACATAATGGATCTAAGTATGCAGGGTTAATTAGTTTAAAAGAGTATGGCCAAACAACATCTGCTGGCATGTTAGATGCATTTCTACAATTGCCTTATGAATTTATTATTACACAATCTTTTAAATTTACTAACAGACAAAGTGCTATTGCTAATATGCAGATTCAGCAAAATCGTATGATACAATCTGCAGATAAAGCAGTATCACAGGTAGTAGAAATAAGTCAGGCTTTGGATGATGCAATGAGTGGTAAAATTGCTTTTGGAAAACATCATCTTACTATTTTATGTACAGAAAAGAGTATAAAAACTCTTGATAATGCACTATCTCTAATAGAATCTGAGTTATCCAATTGTGGTGTATATCCGGTTAGAGAGAAAGTTAATCTAGAACCAGCATTTTGGGCGCAGTTGCCAGGTAATTTCGAATATACAGTTCGTAGAGCTATAATAAGTACATTAAATATGGCTGGTTTTGCATCTCAGCATAATTATCCTATTGGGAAGAAATTTAATAATCATTGGGGTGAGGCAGTAACAGTATTTGATACTACTTCTGGGACTCCTTTCTTTTTTAATTTTCATATTCGTGATGTTGGTCATACTGCAATTATAGGACCTACTGGTGGTGGGAAAACGGTATTAATGAATTTCTTATGTGCTCAGGCTATGAAATTTTCACCAAGAATTTTCTTTTTTGATAAAGATTATGGTGCTGAAATTTTCATTAGGGCGCTAAATGGAGTTTATATGGTTATAGAACCAAGAAATCCTACTGGGTTTAATCCTTTGCATCTTGATGATACTCCAGATAATCGGACATTTTTAATGGAATGGATAAAATCTTTAATATCAGTATTTAATGATAAGTTTACTTCTGAAGATATAACTCGTATTAATGATGCTATAGAAGGTAATTTTAAATTAAAAAAAGAACATAGAGTATTATCGAATTTAGTGCCATTTTTAGGATTAGATGGTCCTAACACTTTGGCAGGGGCTATATCTATGTGGCATGGTAAGGGATCTCATGCAGCAATATTTGACAATGCAGAAGATTTATTAGATTTTAATAAGTCAAGAGTTTTTGGGTTTGAAATGGGTCATTTGTTGAAAGATCCAGTATCTCTTGCTCCTGTATTGTTGTATTTATTTCATAGAATTAGTATTTCTTTGGATGGTACTCCATCTATTATTGTGTTAGATGAAGCGTGGGCATTGATAGATAATCCAGTGTTTGCTCCAAAGATAAAAGATTGGTTAAAAGTTTTAAGAAAATTAAATACATTTGTGATTTTTGCTACTCAAAGTGTTGAAGATGCTAGTAAAAGTGCAATTAGTGATACTTTAGTACAACAAACTGCTACTCAAATATTTTTGCCCAATTTAAAAGCTACTAGTGCTTATAGGAATGTGTTTATGTTAACTGAAAGAGAATATACTTTAATAAAGCATACAGACCCTAGTACAAGGTTCTTTCTAGTAAAACAAGGAGTAGGTGCAGTAGTTGCGAGGATTAATTTAAGTGGACTTGAGGATATAGTAAGTGTTTTATCTGGCAGAGCAGAGACGGTATTAATGTTACATGATTTAATAAAAGAAGTAGGAGATAACCCAAATGTTTGGTTGCCTATATTTTATGAAAGAGTGAAGCATGTGTAA
- a CDS encoding type IV secretion system protein gives MLKVSKSIIYILMLFLINVNFIYAKSTLAAEIESEKTAIYRTTLASNPLCSKVNQHMKYIGITGFTAGFVLIIGSMFFINPATWFVALGMFVTGVGLIAMAAAKGAAFFACNWSFVRHPVMRFDNRDTKEGSNSEGDYKECQEPTKSYQSCANGDFSSEAEYFKCLVTGDKKSKNNIDLAQAKQNEPVCASQKFVRANGYYWPKNRISSSNYIEVCYRNPIGGVDPISMIERAVRASSQDVTELLKAGNYPREGDYATQDIKVAKYAMQGKVECAVLQAGQEKVMHTITFQAVEKADKICVYATKAAGAPLWPQVEVGCHMRPSGPPVAMCEKSVPVMSSDNKRIVSYDNSKCYSCYIDPACRGEVGPHVKSIFPMTSIIVSCIKGSLNNILTGQCGGNNSQKVGFLKVAQDKLKKAVMAVLVLALILFAIKAVLGGIQSPAELYMLIIKFALVVYFTQGPAMSHYYDQIVKLSIGLSDIVLQAGGEQTICNYTGQDYEDKYKYIAPWDRLDCKLLFYLGQQLNGGSATVVLGLFLTAGLFFASTLFNMKLMLCLIAIFAVIMLIFIVIWLVYIFLLSLIALTILILISPLMIPMVLFQATKGFFDGWVRQLIVYTLYPVILFAFLSLLFTVFDNLYFEDLKFTRTEVQVLSNKRITFKLQDPKQCDDSKYDYNLACMFGNVQFLTKPAFFGFNAYAPDFKHEAEMLWMKLLMMVLIGFLFYHFLSSITYIAAELAGDPRAGHVGASFSPKSMMNSAMNFASKAQGSVGQKAKDAISNKLSGRQKSGDGGNDEVSGGSSKKGE, from the coding sequence ATGCTAAAAGTTAGTAAGAGTATAATATATATATTAATGTTGTTTTTGATTAATGTTAATTTTATATATGCTAAATCTACGTTAGCAGCAGAGATTGAAAGTGAAAAGACAGCTATATATAGAACCACATTAGCCAGTAATCCTTTGTGTTCTAAAGTTAATCAGCATATGAAATATATTGGAATTACTGGATTTACTGCTGGATTTGTTCTTATTATTGGTAGTATGTTTTTTATTAATCCAGCAACTTGGTTTGTGGCATTAGGAATGTTTGTTACAGGTGTGGGACTTATTGCTATGGCAGCTGCTAAAGGAGCTGCATTTTTTGCCTGTAATTGGTCTTTTGTCCGTCATCCAGTTATGCGTTTTGATAATCGTGATACAAAGGAAGGTAGTAATTCTGAAGGTGATTATAAAGAGTGTCAAGAGCCTACCAAAAGTTATCAGAGTTGTGCAAATGGTGATTTTAGTTCAGAAGCAGAATATTTTAAATGTCTTGTAACTGGTGATAAAAAGAGTAAGAATAATATTGATTTAGCTCAAGCTAAACAAAATGAACCTGTATGTGCATCTCAAAAATTTGTAAGAGCAAACGGATATTATTGGCCTAAAAATAGAATATCTAGTTCTAATTATATAGAAGTTTGTTATCGTAATCCAATAGGTGGTGTTGATCCTATTTCTATGATTGAAAGGGCAGTAAGAGCTTCATCACAAGATGTTACTGAATTATTAAAAGCAGGAAATTATCCAAGGGAAGGTGATTATGCTACTCAAGACATAAAAGTCGCTAAGTATGCTATGCAGGGAAAAGTGGAGTGTGCGGTCTTACAAGCTGGTCAAGAAAAAGTGATGCATACAATTACTTTTCAAGCTGTAGAAAAAGCAGACAAAATCTGTGTCTATGCTACTAAAGCTGCAGGTGCTCCTTTGTGGCCTCAAGTTGAAGTTGGTTGTCATATGCGTCCTAGTGGACCACCAGTTGCAATGTGTGAAAAGTCTGTACCAGTTATGTCAAGTGATAATAAGAGGATTGTAAGTTATGATAATTCTAAATGTTATAGTTGTTATATAGATCCTGCATGTAGAGGTGAAGTTGGTCCTCATGTAAAATCTATATTTCCAATGACTTCAATAATAGTCTCTTGCATCAAAGGATCACTGAACAATATATTAACTGGTCAATGTGGTGGAAATAACAGCCAAAAAGTTGGTTTTTTAAAAGTTGCTCAGGATAAGTTAAAAAAGGCAGTCATGGCAGTTTTGGTATTAGCTTTAATATTATTTGCAATTAAAGCGGTATTAGGTGGAATACAAAGTCCAGCTGAATTATATATGCTAATAATTAAGTTTGCATTAGTTGTGTATTTCACTCAAGGACCTGCTATGTCACATTACTATGATCAAATAGTCAAGCTATCCATAGGATTATCAGATATAGTATTGCAAGCAGGTGGAGAACAAACTATATGCAATTATACTGGTCAGGATTATGAGGATAAATATAAGTATATAGCTCCGTGGGATAGGTTAGATTGTAAATTATTGTTTTATTTAGGGCAGCAATTAAATGGAGGATCTGCAACAGTTGTTCTTGGGTTATTTTTAACTGCAGGACTTTTCTTTGCTAGCACACTGTTTAATATGAAATTGATGTTATGTCTGATTGCGATTTTTGCAGTAATAATGCTTATATTTATTGTAATATGGTTAGTTTATATATTTTTGTTATCACTAATTGCACTTACTATTTTAATATTAATTTCTCCATTGATGATTCCTATGGTGTTATTTCAAGCTACAAAGGGATTTTTTGATGGATGGGTAAGACAATTAATTGTTTATACATTGTATCCTGTAATACTTTTTGCTTTTTTATCATTGTTGTTTACTGTCTTTGATAATTTGTATTTTGAAGATCTTAAATTTACTAGGACGGAAGTTCAGGTTTTGAGTAATAAAAGAATTACTTTCAAGTTGCAAGATCCAAAACAATGTGATGATTCAAAATATGATTATAATTTAGCATGCATGTTTGGAAATGTGCAATTTTTAACAAAGCCTGCGTTTTTTGGATTTAATGCTTATGCTCCTGATTTTAAGCATGAAGCTGAAATGTTGTGGATGAAATTGTTGATGATGGTATTAATAGGCTTTTTGTTTTATCATTTCTTATCATCTATTACTTATATAGCAGCTGAGCTTGCAGGTGATCCAAGGGCTGGTCATGTTGGTGCATCATTTAGTCCAAAATCAATGATGAATTCTGCTATGAATTTTGCGTCTAAAGCTCAGGGTAGTGTGGGACAAAAAGCCAAAGATGCTATATCTAATAAATTGTCTGGTCGTCAAAAATCTGGTGATGGGGGTAACGATGAAGTTTCTGGAGGCAGTTCTAAGAAAGGAGAATGA
- a CDS encoding type IV secretion system protein, whose translation MNFSCSWKFYQDILCCFLGGRTDFMFQRVLIISIFLLSSCGYHGCIKPQSVLFDEYLSAVEAGLENGKKEHVTWVKSDLILAGRKSLTIKVDTVNVNFCNNTKDTLQVSFDNKNAVHSRSDGNTSTKFPIKISNIMAGEKLNFSLSPAFKFTVNEDICKNKDPRVYVQNTDRCMKDYLGAEYHISIDNYGLQQMNNLMYLKDPKSIDEGKTWINFPLKILYHLDKSTYADLRRRTKNLKDKANSAKSSGNDDNYFDLCFTSGELDGYLNKIIKTAKSDENEQLILKQKELFAARQKMARKKYQKLYDAYTVNMICGNICGIPDYKNEKIDKNCFVVEKNTMLGKCFITRDSMCDLNEVGGQYSTVLPFVYLKHDSGITDFITIDDAIKKWQEDNNSSDIGLLTNHWYSFNKNLDKDLYLELRVGNNLELIGKYQIEVTKDCSNHVKDSLYYVISKGPPKVKPGDGGTKKLNFIDNESTTVQLTDDDVAGELYFGVKDNGDGYDNNTGYFNITVTAKKKIPNVISYIVEQLKNSLERGLYGTSSTNSGGVNVIYNTIKENIHFIQIVNSLLVLYILINALFYFVGFSKASIFELLAITLKIGIVIYVIGPNSWEFFNDHLFKLFTEAPIQLIAIMTGQDSINSTNFEFLDLMLYRFSLSETWLQILSLLFTGPVGWISVALIFWGLIVLFLTIATAVVTYLISIILIGLLLSIAPFFIICILFKRTKAIFDAWIKSLVQTAMQPVIIFASFALLTEVIDSIIYAMFNFELCDVCVLRPEFDIGITTISFCLLEFLLPLGFSPVSAFNDNLRDSVNSDTLIFIGLPMPIVNILIFVIMVNATKHFVGSSGEMCTSIFGSFANLSMVAENAKESALGIIGMDQNSRMQRARYAQMNNMNNQDNDGERRRDSLGFQLPLNDDSTSRPSRGGVSIPENPPSSFDG comes from the coding sequence GTGAATTTTAGTTGTTCATGGAAATTTTATCAAGATATTTTATGTTGTTTTTTAGGTGGAAGAACTGATTTTATGTTTCAAAGAGTTTTAATAATCAGTATTTTTCTTCTTTCAAGTTGTGGCTATCATGGTTGCATTAAACCTCAAAGTGTACTATTTGATGAATATTTGAGTGCTGTGGAAGCTGGATTAGAGAATGGAAAAAAAGAACATGTTACTTGGGTTAAATCAGATTTAATATTAGCAGGAAGAAAGTCTCTTACTATAAAAGTTGATACAGTCAATGTTAATTTTTGTAATAATACAAAAGACACTCTGCAGGTCTCTTTTGATAATAAAAATGCTGTTCACAGTAGATCTGATGGAAATACTAGTACTAAATTTCCCATTAAAATTTCTAATATAATGGCAGGGGAAAAACTGAATTTTAGTTTATCGCCAGCATTTAAATTTACTGTAAATGAGGATATATGTAAAAATAAAGACCCCAGAGTTTATGTTCAAAATACTGATCGATGCATGAAAGATTATTTGGGTGCAGAGTATCATATTTCTATTGATAATTACGGTTTGCAACAAATGAATAATCTTATGTATTTAAAAGATCCTAAGTCTATAGACGAAGGAAAAACCTGGATTAATTTTCCACTTAAAATCTTATATCATTTGGATAAATCAACATATGCAGATCTGAGGCGCAGGACTAAGAATCTAAAAGATAAAGCAAATTCTGCTAAATCATCTGGAAATGACGATAATTATTTCGATCTTTGTTTTACATCTGGTGAGCTGGATGGATATCTGAATAAAATTATAAAAACAGCAAAAAGTGATGAGAACGAGCAACTGATATTGAAGCAGAAAGAACTTTTTGCAGCACGTCAGAAAATGGCGAGAAAAAAATATCAAAAACTATATGATGCATATACTGTTAATATGATATGCGGAAATATATGCGGTATTCCTGATTACAAAAACGAAAAAATAGATAAAAATTGTTTTGTTGTAGAGAAGAATACCATGTTAGGTAAATGCTTTATTACAAGAGATAGCATGTGTGATTTAAACGAAGTGGGGGGGCAATATAGTACTGTTTTGCCTTTTGTATATTTAAAACATGATTCAGGTATAACAGATTTTATTACTATTGATGATGCAATTAAAAAGTGGCAAGAAGATAACAACTCTTCTGATATTGGTCTTTTAACTAATCATTGGTATTCTTTTAATAAAAATTTAGATAAAGACCTTTATTTAGAATTGCGTGTAGGAAATAATTTAGAATTGATTGGTAAATATCAAATTGAAGTGACTAAGGATTGTAGTAATCACGTTAAAGATAGTTTGTATTATGTTATATCTAAAGGTCCACCTAAAGTAAAACCAGGAGACGGAGGTACAAAAAAGCTTAATTTTATAGATAATGAAAGTACAACAGTTCAATTAACAGATGATGATGTAGCTGGTGAGTTATATTTTGGTGTAAAAGATAATGGGGATGGATATGATAATAATACAGGATATTTTAATATTACAGTAACTGCGAAAAAGAAAATACCTAATGTGATTTCATATATAGTAGAGCAGTTAAAAAATTCATTGGAGCGTGGATTATATGGTACATCATCTACTAATTCTGGAGGTGTTAATGTAATCTATAATACTATTAAGGAAAACATACATTTTATTCAAATAGTGAATTCATTATTGGTATTATACATCTTAATAAATGCATTATTTTATTTTGTTGGATTTTCTAAGGCTTCTATTTTTGAGTTATTAGCTATAACACTAAAAATTGGTATAGTAATTTATGTGATTGGTCCTAATAGTTGGGAATTTTTTAATGATCATTTGTTTAAATTATTCACTGAAGCACCAATACAATTGATTGCCATAATGACAGGTCAAGATTCTATTAATAGTACTAATTTTGAATTTTTAGATTTAATGTTATATAGATTTTCTTTATCTGAAACTTGGTTACAGATTTTATCATTATTATTTACTGGTCCAGTGGGATGGATAAGCGTAGCTCTAATTTTCTGGGGATTAATAGTTTTATTTTTAACTATAGCAACTGCAGTTGTTACTTATTTGATATCTATTATCCTTATAGGATTATTGCTTAGTATTGCACCTTTTTTTATAATTTGTATTTTATTTAAGCGTACTAAAGCAATTTTTGATGCATGGATTAAATCTTTAGTACAGACAGCTATGCAACCGGTAATAATATTTGCTTCTTTTGCTCTTTTGACTGAAGTTATAGATAGTATAATATATGCTATGTTTAATTTTGAATTATGTGATGTATGTGTACTTCGACCTGAATTTGACATAGGAATCACGACAATAAGTTTTTGTCTACTTGAATTTTTACTTCCTTTAGGATTTTCTCCTGTATCAGCCTTTAATGATAATCTAAGAGATTCAGTAAATAGTGATACACTAATATTTATAGGATTACCAATGCCTATTGTTAATATATTAATATTTGTAATAATGGTTAATGCAACAAAGCATTTTGTTGGCTCTTCTGGAGAAATGTGTACATCAATTTTTGGTTCATTTGCTAATTTGTCAATGGTAGCTGAAAATGCTAAGGAGAGTGCTTTGGGAATTATTGGTATGGATCAAAATAGTCGTATGCAAAGGGCAAGATATGCACAAATGAATAATATGAATAATCAGGATAATGATGGTGAACGTCGACGTGATTCTCTTGGATTTCAGTTGCCTTTGAATGATGACTCTACTAGCAGGCCATCACGTGGTGGTGTTTCAATTCCGGAAAATCCTCCATCTAGTTTCGATGGGTAG